Proteins encoded in a region of the Rhizobium sp. CC-YZS058 genome:
- a CDS encoding APC family permease produces MAERLDGPGLRSEATEAGGTELKQVMGPGLLLLFIIGDILGTGIYALTGQVAGKVGGIVWVPFLVAFLVALLTAFSYLELVTKYPRAAGAALYTHKAFGVHFLTFLVAFAVMSSGITSAATASRAFSANFMASLGLEAADGIVVLVAVAFLALVAAINFRGVGESVKLNVGLTLIELSGLLIIIGIGFYALGNGQGDINRAFVFTPEGESGVFWSVVAATTLAFFAMVGFEDSVNMAEECKNPSRIFPKVLLAGLCITGVIYVLVSIAAITLVPADQLSEGETPLLKVVETGAPWFPVSIFGVITMLAVANSALINMMMASRLIYGMAREKVIPDLLGKVHPTRRTPYVAIVFTTLLAIGLLVFAGGVPQLGGTTALLLLCVFCVVNIAVLVLRRDPVSHKHFRTPTVLPIFGAITCAFLAGPWTGRDPVQYVIGGCLVAIGLVLWALTVGLMRRLGTAAG; encoded by the coding sequence ATGGCTGAGAGGCTGGATGGACCGGGCTTGCGCAGCGAGGCGACGGAAGCGGGCGGGACCGAGCTCAAGCAGGTCATGGGTCCCGGGCTGCTGCTGCTCTTCATTATCGGCGATATTCTGGGCACCGGCATCTATGCCCTGACCGGGCAGGTGGCGGGCAAGGTCGGCGGCATCGTCTGGGTGCCTTTTCTGGTCGCCTTTCTCGTCGCGCTGCTCACCGCCTTCAGCTATCTCGAACTGGTGACGAAATATCCGCGTGCGGCGGGCGCGGCACTCTACACGCACAAGGCCTTCGGCGTGCATTTCCTCACCTTCTTGGTTGCCTTCGCGGTCATGTCCTCCGGCATCACGTCAGCGGCGACCGCCTCGCGGGCCTTCTCCGCCAATTTCATGGCCTCGCTCGGCCTCGAGGCGGCAGATGGCATCGTGGTGCTGGTCGCGGTCGCATTCCTGGCGCTGGTCGCGGCGATCAATTTCCGCGGCGTCGGGGAAAGCGTGAAGCTGAATGTCGGGCTGACGCTGATCGAACTCAGCGGGTTGCTGATCATCATTGGCATCGGCTTCTATGCGCTCGGCAATGGCCAGGGCGACATCAACCGTGCCTTCGTCTTTACACCGGAGGGGGAAAGCGGCGTCTTCTGGTCGGTCGTGGCCGCCACGACACTCGCCTTCTTCGCGATGGTTGGTTTCGAGGATTCGGTAAACATGGCCGAGGAGTGCAAGAATCCGAGCCGGATCTTTCCGAAGGTGCTGCTGGCCGGTCTCTGCATCACCGGCGTCATCTATGTCCTCGTCTCGATCGCCGCGATCACGCTGGTTCCGGCCGATCAGCTGAGCGAGGGCGAGACGCCGCTTCTCAAGGTGGTGGAAACCGGCGCCCCCTGGTTTCCGGTCAGCATCTTCGGCGTCATCACCATGCTCGCCGTCGCCAATTCCGCGCTGATCAACATGATGATGGCGAGCCGGCTGATCTATGGCATGGCGCGGGAGAAGGTGATCCCCGACCTGCTCGGCAAGGTGCATCCGACCCGGCGCACGCCCTATGTGGCGATCGTCTTCACCACCCTGCTCGCCATCGGCCTATTGGTTTTTGCAGGCGGCGTGCCGCAACTTGGCGGCACCACGGCGCTTCTGCTGCTCTGCGTCTTCTGCGTGGTCAACATTGCAGTGCTGGTGCTGCGGCGCGATCCGGTCTCGCACAAGCATTTCCGCACGCCGACCGTTCTCCCGATCTTCGGCGCCATCACCTGCGCCTTTCTGGCCGGTCCGTGGACGGGCCGCGATCCGGTGCAATATGTCATCGGCGGATGTCTGGTGGCGATCGGCCTGGTGCTGTGGGCGCTGACCGTCGGCCTGATGCGCCGTCTCGGCACGGCAGCCGGCTGA